From the Oncorhynchus nerka isolate Pitt River linkage group LG28, Oner_Uvic_2.0, whole genome shotgun sequence genome, one window contains:
- the LOC115112810 gene encoding G2/mitotic-specific cyclin-B1-like, with protein MPYNLRSKLPVKETNQETCAVPNVKVQTKSEENVSLPGKPATSYGLRSRVPLGNVASKLNNAKGIKTNTSVPVKPAQCKQSATERVHVISKENTGAGNCDLVRQAKPIATAPEQPPSQEATRDEGLNVPRAFSHALLNIPDVDSADAGDSLLCSDYVKDIYAHLRNLEVAMAIKPCHLEGCDVTGSMRSILVDWLVQVQKQFRLHQETLYMTVGIIDRFLQDYPVPKKSLQLVGVTAMLIASKYEEIAPPVVKDFAHITDFTYSCAEIRLMEVTILKALNYELGRPPPVHFLRRASKVGKLQPVGYGLAKYLLELTLLDYASVHHPPSLTAAAALALSSRILHDSAGYEWTPALQHYTGYTEVSLLPVMQCIAKMLERLSDGSMKQLSIKQKYDHVKLLRVSCLPELTSTRAYAYINKLSNSHC; from the exons ATGCCTTACAACTTGAGGTCCAAATTGCCTGTGAAAGAGACCAATCAGGAGACATGTGCAGTTCCAAATGTAAAG GTCCAGACCAAGTCAGAGGAGAATGTTTCCTTACCAGGAAAACCTGCCACCTCATATGGCCTGAGGTCCAGGGTGCCTTTAGGAAATGTAGCAAGCAAACTGAACAACGCCAAAGGGATTAAAACAAAT ACGTCTGTTCCCGTCAAACCAGCTCAATGTAAGCAGAGCGCCACTGAAAGAGTCCATGTTATTTCAAAGGAGAACACTGGGGCTGGCAACTGTGATCTGGTCAGACAG GCCAAGCCCATTGCAACTGCCCCTGAGCAGCCTCCGAGCCAAGAGGCCACTCGGGACGAGGGGCTCAATGTGCCACGGGCCTTCTCACATGCCCTGCTCAACATCCCAGATGTGGACTCCGCAGACGCGGGTGACTCCTTGCTGTGCAGTGACTATGTGAAGGACATTTACGCTCATCTAAGGAACCTGGAG GTTGCCATGGCTATAAAACCATGTCATCTGGAGGGTTGTGATGTGACTGGGAGCATGCGGAGTATTCTAGTTGACTGGCTGGTACAGGTCCAGAAGCAGTTCAGACTGCACCAGGAGACCCTCTACATGACTGTTGGGATCATCGACCGCTTTCTCCAG GACTATCCAGTGCCAAAGAAGTCTCTGCAACTGGTTGGTGTCACTGCGATGCTCATCGCTTCCAAGTACGAGGAAATCGCTCCTCCCGTGGTGAAGGACTTTGCCCATATAACAGACTTCACCTACTCCTGTGCTGAGATACGCTTGATGGAAGTTACCATTCTGAAAGCCTTGAACTATGAACTGGGACGACCACCACCGGTTCACTTTCTAAGGAGAGCTTCCAAGGTTGGGAAG CTTCAGCCTGTTGGTTATGGGCTGGCTAAATACCTGCTGGAGCTGACCCTTCTGGACTATGCCTCAGttcaccatccaccatccctgaCCGCTGCAGCAGCTCTTGCTTTATCATCCCGGATCCTTCATGATTCTGCTGGTTATGAATGG ACCCCAGCCCTACAGCACTACACAGGCTACACAGAGGTCTCTCTGCTACCTGTGATGCAATGCATTGCCAAGATGCTGGAGCGCTTGAGTGATGGCAGCATGAAGCAGTTG TCAATCAAGCAGAAGTATGACCATGTCAAGCTACTCAGGGTCAGCTGTCTCCCAGAGCTGACATCTACCAGGGCTTACGCCTACATTAACAAACTGTCCAACTCTCACTGTTGA